In the Malania oleifera isolate guangnan ecotype guangnan chromosome 1, ASM2987363v1, whole genome shotgun sequence genome, one interval contains:
- the LOC131145874 gene encoding probable serine/threonine-protein kinase PBL23 isoform X2 has protein sequence MEVGAKSEKQRGEEVKMSCFTCCMSEQKITRRSLKKSIKEYQDTKTLASFANISFKSDSSKRRFITEEISKIGKGNITAQIFAFRELCVATQNFNPDSLLGEGGFGRVYKGFIESKNQVVAVKQLDRNGFQGNREFLVEVLMLSLLHHNNLVNLVGYCADGDQRILVYEFMPNGSLEDHLLDLPPNKKPLDWNTRMKIAEGAARGLEYLHEIANPPVIYRDFKSSNILLDEDFNPKLSDFGLAKLGPTGDKTHVSTRVMGTYGYCAPEYALTGQLTTKSDVYSFGVVFLEIITGRRVIDTSRPTSEQNLVTWAQPLFKDRKKFTLMADPLLDGKYPIKGLYQALAVAAMCLQEEASTRPLISDVVTALEYLALNKDNGESEEETTEPAKS, from the exons ATGGAGGTTGGTGCCAAATCTGAG AAGCAAAGAGGGGAAGAAGTGAAGATGAGCTGCTTTACATGTTGCATGTCAGAACAGAAAATCACCAGAAGGTCTTTGAAGAAAAGCATTAAGGAATATCAAGACACCAAAACCTTAGCCTCATTCGCCAACATCTCCTTCAAATCCG ATAGCAGCAAGAGAAGGTTCATAACTGAAGAGATATCAAAAATTGGAAAAGGGAATATTACTGCTCAAATTTTTGCATTCCGCGAGCTATGTGTTGCAACACAAAACTTCAACCCTGATTCTCTGCTGGGTGAGGGGGGTTTTGGGAGGGTGTACAAAGGATTCATTGAAAGCAAAAACCAA GTTGTTGCTGTTAAGCAACTTGACAGGAATGGATTCCAAGGAAATAGAGAGTTCCTCGTGGAGGTTTTGATGTTGAGTCTTCTTCACCACAATAACCTTGTGAATTTGGTTGGATACTGTGCCGATGGTGATCAGAGGATTTTAGTGTACGAGTTCATGCCCAATGGTTCCTTGGAGGATCACCTTCTTG ATTTACCTCCAAACAAGAAGCCTTTGGATTGGAATACTAGGATGAAAATTGCTGAGGGTGCAGCGAGAGGACTCGAATACTTGCATGAAATAGCAAATCCCCCTGTGATATATCGTGATTTCAAATCATCTAACATATTGTTGGACGAGGACTTCAATCCAAAGCTATCTGATTTTGGGCTTGCCAAGCTAGGTCCAACTGGTGATAAGACCCATGTTTCGACCAGGGTGATGGGGACCTATGGCTACTGCGCTCCTGAATATGCACTGACTGGTCAGTTGACGACAAAGTCAGATGTGTATAGCTTTGGAGTAGTGTTTTTGGAGATAATCACAGGGAGGAGGGTTATTGACACTTCCAGGCCAACTAGTGAGCAGAATTTAGTTACATGG GCACAACCTTTGTTTAAGGACAGAAAGAAGTTTACTTTAATGGCCGACCCATTGCTTGATGGGAAGTACCCCATAAAGGGTCTCTACCAAGCTCTTGCGGTTGCAGCCATGTGCCTCCAAGAGGAAGCTAGTACTCGACCTTTAATCAGTGACGTCGTGACAGCTCTAGAGTACTTGGCTTTGAACAAAGACAACGGGGAATCTGAAGAAGAAACTACAGAACCTGCCAAGTCTTGA
- the LOC131145874 gene encoding probable serine/threonine-protein kinase PBL23 isoform X1, producing MEVGAKSEKQRGEEVKMSCFTCCMSEQKITRRSLKKSIKEYQDTKTLASFANISFKSDSSKRRFITEEISKIGKGNITAQIFAFRELCVATQNFNPDSLLGEGGFGRVYKGFIESKNQVVAVKQLDRNGFQGNREFLVEVLMLSLLHHNNLVNLVGYCADGDQRILVYEFMPNGSLEDHLLGSQDLTDGETVSSDLPPNKKPLDWNTRMKIAEGAARGLEYLHEIANPPVIYRDFKSSNILLDEDFNPKLSDFGLAKLGPTGDKTHVSTRVMGTYGYCAPEYALTGQLTTKSDVYSFGVVFLEIITGRRVIDTSRPTSEQNLVTWAQPLFKDRKKFTLMADPLLDGKYPIKGLYQALAVAAMCLQEEASTRPLISDVVTALEYLALNKDNGESEEETTEPAKS from the exons ATGGAGGTTGGTGCCAAATCTGAG AAGCAAAGAGGGGAAGAAGTGAAGATGAGCTGCTTTACATGTTGCATGTCAGAACAGAAAATCACCAGAAGGTCTTTGAAGAAAAGCATTAAGGAATATCAAGACACCAAAACCTTAGCCTCATTCGCCAACATCTCCTTCAAATCCG ATAGCAGCAAGAGAAGGTTCATAACTGAAGAGATATCAAAAATTGGAAAAGGGAATATTACTGCTCAAATTTTTGCATTCCGCGAGCTATGTGTTGCAACACAAAACTTCAACCCTGATTCTCTGCTGGGTGAGGGGGGTTTTGGGAGGGTGTACAAAGGATTCATTGAAAGCAAAAACCAA GTTGTTGCTGTTAAGCAACTTGACAGGAATGGATTCCAAGGAAATAGAGAGTTCCTCGTGGAGGTTTTGATGTTGAGTCTTCTTCACCACAATAACCTTGTGAATTTGGTTGGATACTGTGCCGATGGTGATCAGAGGATTTTAGTGTACGAGTTCATGCCCAATGGTTCCTTGGAGGATCACCTTCTTG GTTCTCAGGATTTAACTGATGGAGAAACTGTTTCTTCAGATTTACCTCCAAACAAGAAGCCTTTGGATTGGAATACTAGGATGAAAATTGCTGAGGGTGCAGCGAGAGGACTCGAATACTTGCATGAAATAGCAAATCCCCCTGTGATATATCGTGATTTCAAATCATCTAACATATTGTTGGACGAGGACTTCAATCCAAAGCTATCTGATTTTGGGCTTGCCAAGCTAGGTCCAACTGGTGATAAGACCCATGTTTCGACCAGGGTGATGGGGACCTATGGCTACTGCGCTCCTGAATATGCACTGACTGGTCAGTTGACGACAAAGTCAGATGTGTATAGCTTTGGAGTAGTGTTTTTGGAGATAATCACAGGGAGGAGGGTTATTGACACTTCCAGGCCAACTAGTGAGCAGAATTTAGTTACATGG GCACAACCTTTGTTTAAGGACAGAAAGAAGTTTACTTTAATGGCCGACCCATTGCTTGATGGGAAGTACCCCATAAAGGGTCTCTACCAAGCTCTTGCGGTTGCAGCCATGTGCCTCCAAGAGGAAGCTAGTACTCGACCTTTAATCAGTGACGTCGTGACAGCTCTAGAGTACTTGGCTTTGAACAAAGACAACGGGGAATCTGAAGAAGAAACTACAGAACCTGCCAAGTCTTGA
- the LOC131145874 gene encoding probable serine/threonine-protein kinase PBL23 isoform X3 — translation MSCFTCCMSEQKITRRSLKKSIKEYQDTKTLASFANISFKSDSSKRRFITEEISKIGKGNITAQIFAFRELCVATQNFNPDSLLGEGGFGRVYKGFIESKNQVVAVKQLDRNGFQGNREFLVEVLMLSLLHHNNLVNLVGYCADGDQRILVYEFMPNGSLEDHLLGSQDLTDGETVSSDLPPNKKPLDWNTRMKIAEGAARGLEYLHEIANPPVIYRDFKSSNILLDEDFNPKLSDFGLAKLGPTGDKTHVSTRVMGTYGYCAPEYALTGQLTTKSDVYSFGVVFLEIITGRRVIDTSRPTSEQNLVTWAQPLFKDRKKFTLMADPLLDGKYPIKGLYQALAVAAMCLQEEASTRPLISDVVTALEYLALNKDNGESEEETTEPAKS, via the exons ATGAGCTGCTTTACATGTTGCATGTCAGAACAGAAAATCACCAGAAGGTCTTTGAAGAAAAGCATTAAGGAATATCAAGACACCAAAACCTTAGCCTCATTCGCCAACATCTCCTTCAAATCCG ATAGCAGCAAGAGAAGGTTCATAACTGAAGAGATATCAAAAATTGGAAAAGGGAATATTACTGCTCAAATTTTTGCATTCCGCGAGCTATGTGTTGCAACACAAAACTTCAACCCTGATTCTCTGCTGGGTGAGGGGGGTTTTGGGAGGGTGTACAAAGGATTCATTGAAAGCAAAAACCAA GTTGTTGCTGTTAAGCAACTTGACAGGAATGGATTCCAAGGAAATAGAGAGTTCCTCGTGGAGGTTTTGATGTTGAGTCTTCTTCACCACAATAACCTTGTGAATTTGGTTGGATACTGTGCCGATGGTGATCAGAGGATTTTAGTGTACGAGTTCATGCCCAATGGTTCCTTGGAGGATCACCTTCTTG GTTCTCAGGATTTAACTGATGGAGAAACTGTTTCTTCAGATTTACCTCCAAACAAGAAGCCTTTGGATTGGAATACTAGGATGAAAATTGCTGAGGGTGCAGCGAGAGGACTCGAATACTTGCATGAAATAGCAAATCCCCCTGTGATATATCGTGATTTCAAATCATCTAACATATTGTTGGACGAGGACTTCAATCCAAAGCTATCTGATTTTGGGCTTGCCAAGCTAGGTCCAACTGGTGATAAGACCCATGTTTCGACCAGGGTGATGGGGACCTATGGCTACTGCGCTCCTGAATATGCACTGACTGGTCAGTTGACGACAAAGTCAGATGTGTATAGCTTTGGAGTAGTGTTTTTGGAGATAATCACAGGGAGGAGGGTTATTGACACTTCCAGGCCAACTAGTGAGCAGAATTTAGTTACATGG GCACAACCTTTGTTTAAGGACAGAAAGAAGTTTACTTTAATGGCCGACCCATTGCTTGATGGGAAGTACCCCATAAAGGGTCTCTACCAAGCTCTTGCGGTTGCAGCCATGTGCCTCCAAGAGGAAGCTAGTACTCGACCTTTAATCAGTGACGTCGTGACAGCTCTAGAGTACTTGGCTTTGAACAAAGACAACGGGGAATCTGAAGAAGAAACTACAGAACCTGCCAAGTCTTGA
- the LOC131145874 gene encoding probable serine/threonine-protein kinase PBL23 isoform X4: protein MSCFTCCMSEQKITRRSLKKSIKEYQDTKTLASFANISFKSDSSKRRFITEEISKIGKGNITAQIFAFRELCVATQNFNPDSLLGEGGFGRVYKGFIESKNQVVAVKQLDRNGFQGNREFLVEVLMLSLLHHNNLVNLVGYCADGDQRILVYEFMPNGSLEDHLLDLPPNKKPLDWNTRMKIAEGAARGLEYLHEIANPPVIYRDFKSSNILLDEDFNPKLSDFGLAKLGPTGDKTHVSTRVMGTYGYCAPEYALTGQLTTKSDVYSFGVVFLEIITGRRVIDTSRPTSEQNLVTWAQPLFKDRKKFTLMADPLLDGKYPIKGLYQALAVAAMCLQEEASTRPLISDVVTALEYLALNKDNGESEEETTEPAKS from the exons ATGAGCTGCTTTACATGTTGCATGTCAGAACAGAAAATCACCAGAAGGTCTTTGAAGAAAAGCATTAAGGAATATCAAGACACCAAAACCTTAGCCTCATTCGCCAACATCTCCTTCAAATCCG ATAGCAGCAAGAGAAGGTTCATAACTGAAGAGATATCAAAAATTGGAAAAGGGAATATTACTGCTCAAATTTTTGCATTCCGCGAGCTATGTGTTGCAACACAAAACTTCAACCCTGATTCTCTGCTGGGTGAGGGGGGTTTTGGGAGGGTGTACAAAGGATTCATTGAAAGCAAAAACCAA GTTGTTGCTGTTAAGCAACTTGACAGGAATGGATTCCAAGGAAATAGAGAGTTCCTCGTGGAGGTTTTGATGTTGAGTCTTCTTCACCACAATAACCTTGTGAATTTGGTTGGATACTGTGCCGATGGTGATCAGAGGATTTTAGTGTACGAGTTCATGCCCAATGGTTCCTTGGAGGATCACCTTCTTG ATTTACCTCCAAACAAGAAGCCTTTGGATTGGAATACTAGGATGAAAATTGCTGAGGGTGCAGCGAGAGGACTCGAATACTTGCATGAAATAGCAAATCCCCCTGTGATATATCGTGATTTCAAATCATCTAACATATTGTTGGACGAGGACTTCAATCCAAAGCTATCTGATTTTGGGCTTGCCAAGCTAGGTCCAACTGGTGATAAGACCCATGTTTCGACCAGGGTGATGGGGACCTATGGCTACTGCGCTCCTGAATATGCACTGACTGGTCAGTTGACGACAAAGTCAGATGTGTATAGCTTTGGAGTAGTGTTTTTGGAGATAATCACAGGGAGGAGGGTTATTGACACTTCCAGGCCAACTAGTGAGCAGAATTTAGTTACATGG GCACAACCTTTGTTTAAGGACAGAAAGAAGTTTACTTTAATGGCCGACCCATTGCTTGATGGGAAGTACCCCATAAAGGGTCTCTACCAAGCTCTTGCGGTTGCAGCCATGTGCCTCCAAGAGGAAGCTAGTACTCGACCTTTAATCAGTGACGTCGTGACAGCTCTAGAGTACTTGGCTTTGAACAAAGACAACGGGGAATCTGAAGAAGAAACTACAGAACCTGCCAAGTCTTGA